The nucleotide sequence TTTCCATGTCTGAAATTACCCGATGCATAGTTTCATAGGTTGTTCCTATATATGCCGCCAAATCTGTCTTGGTTAGTTCAGCTTTTAAAACATTCTCTTTATCAAGTCCTAAATGATCAATAAGATATAAAAGGTTAACGATAAAACGTTCCTTTACAGACAACTGAAATAAACTTCCCATCTTTTGTTCAGACCAGTGCAGTTCCTCTGCGTAAAACATCATCAATTCATAAGCAAACGTATTATTGGTTTTCAACAAGGTTTAAAAAAAATCCAGTTCTACAAAGCAGAGAACAGAATCTATCATTGCTGTGGCAGAAATTGGAGAAAGTGAATTAGCCGTCGAAATTCCGCGGTGTCCGACTATATCGCCTTTTTTACCAAATCTCACAATCATTTCACGCTCTCCCCAATGCTTATGAACTTTTACAAAACCATCCTGTATAAAGTAAACTCCTGACATCTCATTCCCTTCCTCTATGAATTTTTGCCCCTTTTTAACCTTGATCAAAAACCTTTTTAGGTCAATCATCTGCCACCAATCCTGCGTTATGTTTTGACACATAAAACACGTATGACTACATTCACTTAATTTTTTATTCATAGTTGAAAACTGAAGGATGTACTGCAAATGTAGATGAATACACTTTGAATAACAAATAAAACACATTAAAATGCGTCTTGGCTTAAAATATTAGTGAAGAAAATATTTGTTTAATATTTCTCCAGATCTTAAATCTTTTAATATTTGATTCGTTTTTAACTTATCGAGTCCACCTAAACTTGAAATCCATTTTCCCGTTTTAATGAAATCTAGAATATTTAATAATTCAGGATATTTTCTTTGGATTTGTTTTTCATTCAAACCCGTGTACAAAGCGACTTTTAAACTAAATTCTTTTACAATATT is from Epilithonimonas vandammei and encodes:
- a CDS encoding radical SAM family protein — encoded protein: MLNPETFEKLLLKYSETITCVIFMGGEWSCLELLILINIVKEFSLKVALYTGLNEKQIQRKYPELLNILDFIKTGKWISSLGGLDKLKTNQILKDLRSGEILNKYFLH
- a CDS encoding Crp/Fnr family transcriptional regulator, which produces MCQNITQDWWQMIDLKRFLIKVKKGQKFIEEGNEMSGVYFIQDGFVKVHKHWGEREMIVRFGKKGDIVGHRGISTANSLSPISATAMIDSVLCFVELDFF
- a CDS encoding Crp/Fnr family transcriptional regulator yields the protein MKTNNTFAYELMMFYAEELHWSEQKMGSLFQLSVKERFIVNLLYLIDHLGLDKENVLKAELTKTDLAAYIGTTYETMHRVISDMENENILIFSGKRIKIADLEKLKLDFV